One part of the Treponema sp. OMZ 787 genome encodes these proteins:
- a CDS encoding aldose epimerase family protein has translation MKITTSEFGSFSNGNKALLFTIFNGKMVLCCTNYGSCITGILLPSKNGGFDDVVLGYSSFIGYVNNFPHFGSFIGRYAGRISNAEFTLGNQQYLLTPNDGGKHCLHGGYPFYDKMLYEASTFKNNQEAGVVFSRTSPDGEQGFPGNLQTEVSYSLTPDNEIIIRYKAVSDKTTPVNFTNHSYFNLNPAGMQSNGSYVSVLNHEVQIFAEQYLETNQELIPTGKFLNVENTGYDFRKPRLLSEGVQEIGGSFDNTWVIKKEVSDRKTLAAIVKEPVTKRTLTVYSTQPALIMYTGGFLDNELGKNGDVYNKFAGLCLESQAFPDAVHHPHFPNTVIKPGEAYEHETLWHFAF, from the coding sequence ATGAAGATAACTACAAGCGAATTCGGATCATTTTCAAACGGAAATAAGGCCTTATTATTTACTATTTTTAACGGAAAAATGGTGCTTTGCTGTACCAATTACGGAAGCTGTATTACCGGAATTCTTTTGCCTTCAAAAAACGGCGGTTTTGACGATGTTGTTTTAGGATACTCAAGTTTTATAGGATATGTAAATAATTTTCCACACTTCGGATCATTTATAGGGAGATACGCCGGCAGAATATCAAATGCCGAATTCACTTTGGGAAATCAGCAATATCTTCTAACCCCAAATGACGGAGGTAAACACTGTCTTCATGGAGGATACCCCTTTTACGATAAGATGTTGTATGAAGCTTCTACTTTTAAGAATAATCAAGAAGCTGGTGTCGTTTTTTCACGAACCTCACCGGATGGAGAGCAAGGTTTCCCGGGAAATCTGCAAACTGAAGTAAGTTATTCTCTTACCCCCGATAACGAGATTATTATAAGATATAAGGCTGTTTCGGATAAAACAACACCGGTTAATTTTACCAATCACAGTTATTTTAACTTAAATCCTGCCGGAATGCAGTCTAACGGTTCCTATGTTTCGGTTTTAAATCATGAGGTTCAAATATTTGCAGAGCAATATCTTGAAACCAATCAAGAGCTTATTCCGACGGGAAAGTTTTTAAATGTAGAAAATACGGGCTATGACTTTAGAAAACCTAGGCTTTTGAGCGAGGGTGTACAAGAAATAGGCGGAAGTTTTGACAATACTTGGGTTATAAAAAAAGAAGTCAGCGACCGTAAAACTCTGGCTGCAATAGTAAAAGAGCCCGTTACCAAAAGAACCTTAACCGTTTACTCGACACAGCCGGCTCTTATAATGTATACGGGCGGTTTTTTAGACAACGAACTTGGAAAAAACGGAGATGTCTATAATAAATTTGCTGGCCTTTGTCTTGAAAGTCAGGCATTTCCGGATGCCGTTCATCATCCTCATTTTCCCAATACCGTAATTAAACCCGGTGAAGCTTACGAACACGAAACTCTTTGGCACTTTGCATTTTAA
- a CDS encoding NCS2 family permease encodes MERFFKLKEHNTTVRTEVIAGITTFLAMAYILAVNPGILSEAGMDRGAVFTATALSAAIATLAMGFLANLPVALASGMGLNAFFTYGVVIGLGYSPSTALTAVFLEGVLFILLSVVNVREAIVKSIPVNLKKAVAAGIGIFITFIAFQNSGIIVDNPTTLVGLGEFTWGSPAVLALIGLIITCALFILKVPGAILIGILVTTIIGIPLKITVPFGGWEGWTPFSLPSAPAMFNFEFSNVLSFKFFIVFVSFLFVDIFDTVGTLVGVATQANLVDKDGNIPRIKQAFLSDAIGTVVGAALGTSTVTSYVESTAGVAAGGKTGLTSVITALMFIASLLFSPIFLLIPAAATAPALIIVGFLMMTQAGEINYKDPTEGIPAFLTMIMMPFTYSVAEGIVYGVLAYVILKSIKGKFKEIPLITWILFVIFMLRFFVKF; translated from the coding sequence ATGGAAAGATTTTTTAAACTTAAGGAGCACAATACTACCGTGCGCACCGAAGTCATTGCTGGTATTACTACCTTTTTGGCAATGGCTTATATTTTGGCCGTAAATCCGGGAATTTTAAGTGAAGCCGGAATGGATAGAGGTGCCGTTTTTACTGCAACCGCTCTGTCCGCCGCTATTGCAACCCTCGCCATGGGCTTTTTAGCTAATCTTCCTGTAGCCCTTGCTTCAGGAATGGGATTAAATGCCTTTTTTACATACGGCGTTGTTATCGGTTTAGGTTATTCCCCGTCTACGGCATTAACTGCCGTTTTTTTAGAAGGCGTTCTTTTTATTTTGCTTTCAGTTGTAAATGTCCGTGAAGCTATCGTAAAATCCATACCTGTCAATCTTAAAAAGGCTGTTGCCGCAGGTATAGGTATCTTTATTACCTTTATCGCCTTTCAAAATTCAGGCATAATTGTCGATAATCCTACAACACTAGTAGGACTCGGAGAATTCACTTGGGGCTCTCCTGCTGTTTTAGCCCTTATCGGTTTAATTATAACCTGTGCCCTTTTTATTTTAAAAGTACCCGGAGCAATATTGATAGGAATTTTAGTTACAACCATCATTGGTATTCCTTTAAAGATTACCGTTCCATTCGGCGGTTGGGAAGGCTGGACTCCTTTTAGTCTCCCCTCAGCTCCTGCAATGTTCAATTTTGAGTTTTCAAATGTGCTTTCTTTTAAATTCTTTATTGTATTTGTTTCTTTCCTCTTTGTGGATATTTTTGATACGGTCGGAACCCTCGTGGGTGTTGCAACTCAGGCAAACCTTGTAGATAAAGACGGAAATATTCCCAGGATTAAGCAAGCCTTTTTATCTGATGCTATCGGAACAGTAGTAGGTGCCGCTCTAGGAACCTCAACAGTAACAAGCTATGTTGAAAGTACTGCCGGTGTTGCAGCCGGAGGAAAGACAGGTTTAACATCTGTGATAACAGCCCTTATGTTCATCGCTTCATTATTGTTTTCTCCGATTTTCTTGCTTATTCCTGCCGCAGCCACTGCTCCGGCACTTATAATAGTGGGCTTTTTGATGATGACCCAAGCCGGAGAAATAAACTATAAGGATCCTACTGAAGGAATTCCTGCATTCTTAACGATGATTATGATGCCGTTTACCTACAGCGTTGCTGAAGGTATTGTATACGGCGTTTTGGCCTATGTTATCTTAAAATCAATTAAGGGTAAATTCAAGGAAATACCTCTTATTACTTGGATCTTGTTTGTAATCTTCATGTTAAGATTCTTTGTTAAATTCTAA
- a CDS encoding cytidine deaminase — protein sequence MEISSELENLFKKALEASKKAYAPYSNFHVGAALLLGDGSTVTGVNVENRSYGLTNCAERTAIFKAVSEGKTDFKAIAIATPDADYPVSPCGACRQVISEFMAGDTPVIFGSSLDNVVLTDVKGIYPFDALHELKNDP from the coding sequence ATGGAAATTTCAAGTGAATTAGAGAATTTATTCAAAAAAGCCCTTGAGGCTTCAAAAAAAGCTTATGCACCCTACTCCAATTTTCATGTGGGAGCAGCCCTTTTGTTGGGAGACGGATCTACAGTAACAGGAGTAAATGTAGAAAACCGCTCATATGGACTTACAAACTGTGCAGAGCGTACGGCAATATTTAAGGCTGTTTCTGAAGGAAAAACGGATTTTAAGGCAATCGCAATTGCAACGCCAGATGCGGATTACCCGGTAAGCCCATGCGGAGCTTGCAGACAGGTTATTTCTGAATTCATGGCAGGAGATACACCGGTAATCTTCGGTTCTTCCCTTGATAATGTAGTTCTTACAGATGTTAAAGGAATATACCCCTTCGATGCCCTGCACGAATTAAAAAATGACCCGTAG
- the pheT gene encoding phenylalanine--tRNA ligase subunit beta yields the protein MPKIEVNESLFFKMLGETHGYDKLEEILTSAKAELDEKPDTSLPEKERIIKIELNDTNRPDLWSTAGLTRLLRIHAGGESNTKSYQSFLSSKEKTQNSAERIVKVSPELKDIRPFAAGFVISGKPIDELMLADIIQTQEKLCRNFGRKRKTVSMGVYRSKLIKWPIDYTAVDPDKQEFTPLDMENPLSCRKILKEHPKGIEYASLLEDKKLFPILKDANGEVLSMPPVINSARIGAVQAGDADLFVEFTGTDMTSILLSANIVACDFADCGYTILPVKIEHPYETGYGKTVTTPFYFQGNAETTVEAVNKLLGSSFTAEEIAEALKRMDSETEISGNKITLKPSPYRNDFLHEVDIIEDVMMGKTVNFFTPETPNEFTIGRLLPTTMLSRKIKGLMIGMGYQEMIFNYLGSKKDYIERMCIDESSVIEISNPMSENYQFVRPSILPSLLNAEMGSANAVYPHKIFETGKIAFFDEAHSTGTGTAQSLGFLTAEQNANFNTAASEAANLLYYLGIEYKVCETDDPRFISGRQAGLLYKGEQIGIFGEIHPQVLENWDINIPCFAGELNIEKILETQN from the coding sequence ATGCCTAAAATTGAAGTAAATGAAAGCCTTTTTTTTAAGATGCTGGGAGAAACACACGGTTACGATAAACTTGAAGAGATTTTAACATCAGCCAAGGCAGAACTTGACGAAAAACCCGATACCTCGCTTCCCGAAAAAGAGAGGATTATTAAAATAGAATTAAACGACACAAACCGCCCCGACCTTTGGTCTACCGCGGGCCTTACAAGGCTTTTACGTATTCATGCAGGAGGCGAATCAAATACAAAAAGCTACCAAAGCTTTCTTTCATCAAAGGAAAAAACTCAAAACTCCGCCGAGCGTATAGTTAAGGTTTCGCCCGAACTTAAAGACATCCGCCCCTTTGCGGCAGGCTTTGTAATTTCGGGTAAACCCATAGATGAGCTCATGCTTGCAGACATAATTCAAACACAAGAAAAACTTTGCCGAAACTTCGGAAGAAAACGAAAGACCGTTTCAATGGGAGTTTACCGCTCAAAGCTTATAAAATGGCCGATTGATTACACGGCTGTAGATCCCGATAAGCAAGAGTTTACTCCGCTCGACATGGAAAATCCTCTTTCATGCCGAAAAATTCTAAAGGAACATCCCAAGGGAATCGAGTATGCTTCCTTACTTGAAGACAAAAAACTTTTTCCTATTCTAAAGGATGCAAATGGAGAAGTTCTTTCGATGCCGCCTGTTATAAACAGTGCAAGGATAGGAGCCGTCCAAGCAGGCGATGCCGATCTTTTTGTAGAATTTACCGGTACGGACATGACAAGCATCCTCCTTTCTGCCAATATAGTCGCCTGCGACTTTGCCGACTGCGGATACACAATTCTTCCGGTAAAAATAGAACATCCTTATGAAACAGGATACGGAAAAACCGTCACAACCCCGTTTTATTTTCAGGGAAATGCGGAAACTACAGTAGAAGCCGTCAACAAGCTTTTAGGTTCCTCCTTTACGGCAGAAGAAATTGCCGAGGCCCTAAAACGCATGGACTCGGAAACCGAAATTTCGGGGAATAAGATTACGCTTAAACCATCTCCATACCGCAACGACTTTTTACATGAAGTAGACATAATCGAAGATGTAATGATGGGTAAAACGGTTAACTTCTTTACTCCGGAAACGCCCAACGAATTTACAATCGGAAGACTTTTGCCTACAACCATGCTAAGCCGAAAAATAAAGGGCCTTATGATAGGCATGGGCTATCAGGAAATGATTTTTAACTATCTGGGATCAAAAAAAGACTATATCGAAAGAATGTGTATCGACGAATCTTCGGTCATCGAGATTTCAAACCCAATGTCCGAAAACTATCAGTTTGTCCGCCCCTCTATTCTCCCCTCTCTTTTAAACGCCGAAATGGGCTCTGCAAATGCGGTCTACCCTCATAAAATCTTTGAGACGGGAAAAATTGCCTTTTTTGACGAGGCCCACTCCACAGGCACAGGTACAGCCCAAAGTTTAGGCTTTTTGACGGCAGAGCAAAACGCCAACTTTAACACGGCAGCAAGCGAGGCGGCAAACCTCTTATATTACCTCGGAATAGAATACAAGGTTTGCGAAACCGATGACCCGCGCTTTATTTCGGGAAGGCAGGCAGGCCTTCTTTACAAGGGAGAACAAATAGGCATATTCGGGGAGATTCATCCTCAAGTCTTGGAAAACTGGGACATAAACATTCCCTGCTTTGCAGGCGAATTAAACATAGAAAAGATTTTGGAAACTCAAAACTAA
- a CDS encoding Gx transporter family protein — protein sequence MFGGFCFFLSAIEIMIPKPVPFFRIGLANLPLLLGIDIFSFPAFMLLLLIKVLGQALISGTLFSYILLFSAIGTFSSGLLMYSMRKIPRKAVSFIGISLAGAFVSNSLQFLLAVLLMFGKSAVYIIPPVFSLGAITAIALGWFASEFETKSVWYQRVKAERFDFVSDNSQAVRKYKTKEESEQTKSRALRDRYLRIGSGISLFLILLFVPFLPVQAIVMGAALILCATDRQKLNFLNLIFMFTAITVFNLFPPAGKIIFSIGSIDVTHQALLRGFEKAIVLTGMIYISKWMLKARMNFKSRIGKSIEEAFEVFYKLLSVKHEIKHKMIIPTIDSILLSINRL from the coding sequence TTGTTCGGAGGATTTTGTTTTTTTCTTTCGGCAATCGAAATAATGATTCCCAAGCCGGTTCCTTTTTTTAGAATCGGCTTGGCAAATCTGCCCCTTCTTTTAGGTATAGATATCTTCTCTTTTCCGGCCTTTATGCTTCTTTTGCTTATAAAGGTTTTAGGCCAAGCCCTAATTTCGGGAACTCTTTTTTCGTACATTCTTCTTTTTTCTGCAATCGGAACCTTTTCTTCAGGACTTTTAATGTATTCTATGAGAAAAATTCCGCGGAAAGCCGTCTCATTTATAGGAATCAGCTTGGCAGGAGCCTTTGTTTCAAACAGCCTGCAATTTCTTTTGGCAGTCCTGCTCATGTTCGGAAAATCGGCTGTCTATATAATTCCGCCCGTATTTTCTTTGGGGGCAATAACGGCAATTGCTTTAGGATGGTTTGCTTCAGAATTCGAAACAAAATCTGTCTGGTACCAAAGAGTAAAAGCCGAAAGATTCGACTTTGTTTCGGATAATTCTCAAGCGGTCAGAAAGTATAAGACTAAAGAAGAATCCGAGCAAACAAAAAGCAGAGCTTTAAGGGATCGCTATCTTAGGATAGGTTCAGGCATAAGCCTTTTTTTAATCTTGCTCTTTGTGCCTTTTCTGCCGGTACAAGCCATTGTCATGGGGGCAGCCCTGATTCTTTGTGCAACCGACAGACAAAAACTTAATTTTTTAAATTTAATCTTTATGTTTACGGCCATTACCGTTTTTAACCTTTTTCCTCCAGCGGGAAAGATAATTTTCAGCATAGGCAGTATTGATGTAACCCATCAAGCCCTGTTACGGGGATTTGAAAAAGCTATTGTTTTGACGGGCATGATATACATATCGAAATGGATGCTTAAAGCAAGGATGAATTTTAAAAGCCGGATAGGAAAATCAATAGAGGAAGCCTTTGAAGTCTTTTACAAGCTGTTATCCGTAAAACACGAAATCAAACACAAAATGATAATCCCCACAATAGACTCCATTCTTTTAAGCATAAACAGACTTTAG
- a CDS encoding peptidylprolyl isomerase, translating into MMKIEKDTTVSLEYTLKDANGEVLDSSDVMGPLEYIHGYNMIISGLEKALEGKEEGAEFKQVVPPEEAYGEVFEDLIVETNRSQFPEGAELEVGLEFEAGEGHHTRIVRITKIDGDKITIDANHPLAGETLHFDVKVLSVKKTTEEELQALVQQMSGGCGGGCGCGHEYDEDACGCGCSGCR; encoded by the coding sequence ATAATGAAAATAGAAAAAGATACAACAGTCAGTTTGGAATACACACTGAAAGATGCTAACGGCGAAGTTCTTGATTCGTCCGATGTAATGGGTCCGTTGGAGTATATCCACGGATATAATATGATTATTTCAGGCTTGGAAAAAGCCCTTGAAGGAAAAGAAGAAGGAGCCGAGTTTAAACAAGTTGTTCCTCCCGAAGAAGCCTACGGCGAGGTCTTTGAAGACCTTATAGTTGAAACAAACCGCTCCCAGTTCCCCGAAGGTGCCGAGTTGGAAGTAGGACTTGAATTTGAAGCAGGTGAAGGTCATCACACCCGGATTGTAAGAATCACAAAAATAGACGGTGATAAGATTACAATAGATGCAAATCATCCGCTTGCCGGAGAAACCCTCCATTTTGATGTAAAAGTCTTATCGGTAAAAAAGACAACCGAAGAAGAATTGCAGGCCTTAGTTCAGCAAATGTCCGGAGGATGCGGAGGCGGCTGCGGATGCGGTCATGAATATGACGAAGACGCTTGCGGCTGCGGGTGCTCGGGTTGCCGCTAA
- a CDS encoding spiro-SPASM protein, translated as MKSFAVLSAYDISEYSFKNLESGIIPFEASFRAAAALPDCKKILVLTSCSCEEPINSILKNIKSEELKIDWKVSVLEKISPQAVFEEAAKEAESSGFENVFFLHGDEPFIDLNAAEKLFKQHMEYRAEYSFADGYPEGFLPEILTSGLCPILAKLSENETSFERSFIFDTIKKEINSYDIETMIAPFDLRHLRLRFAADSKRNALLCSRFEGINAENYAELINKKQEELFTLPAYYSIEINSSYPLKSIYKPNGILLSEEKKEMDKTPLFSLIEKIAEYSDDAVISLSVFGEPSLYSDTLSVIEKILSFPKLSVLIETCGLYWPSSFIENVEKIIASAPKRKNKMLPVYWIVCIDAVSSGMYAKVHGLCEDEANIKLKQALTFTDSLKKVFPDAVWAQIMRMKENEVEVEPFYRFWKNLGVSVIIQKYDTFCKLLEDKRVADLSPFNRHPCWHLKRDMYVLTDGSVPLCKEDVKRKNILGNAFSDSLDSIRKKASEVYRQHLECKYGDLCGYCDEYYTYNF; from the coding sequence ATGAAGTCTTTTGCTGTTTTATCCGCCTATGATATTTCGGAATATTCTTTTAAAAATTTGGAAAGCGGTATCATTCCGTTTGAAGCATCTTTCCGTGCTGCTGCCGCTCTTCCCGATTGTAAAAAAATCCTTGTTTTAACCTCCTGTTCATGTGAAGAACCTATCAATTCTATCTTAAAAAATATAAAATCTGAAGAGTTAAAAATAGATTGGAAGGTCTCAGTTCTGGAAAAAATAAGTCCTCAAGCCGTTTTTGAAGAGGCGGCAAAAGAAGCCGAATCTTCCGGTTTTGAAAATGTTTTTTTTCTGCATGGAGATGAACCCTTTATCGATTTAAATGCGGCGGAAAAACTTTTTAAGCAGCATATGGAGTACAGGGCCGAGTACAGCTTTGCGGACGGATATCCGGAAGGATTTCTACCGGAAATTCTTACTTCGGGCCTTTGTCCTATTCTTGCAAAACTTTCCGAAAACGAAACCTCGTTTGAGCGTTCTTTTATTTTTGATACGATAAAAAAAGAAATAAACAGCTATGATATCGAAACCATGATAGCACCCTTCGATTTACGGCATCTGCGTCTCCGTTTTGCAGCCGACTCAAAACGCAATGCTCTTTTGTGCAGCCGTTTTGAAGGTATAAATGCCGAAAACTATGCAGAACTGATAAACAAAAAACAAGAAGAGCTTTTTACCCTTCCTGCATATTATAGTATCGAGATAAATTCCTCCTATCCTCTTAAATCGATATATAAACCCAACGGAATTTTATTATCTGAAGAAAAAAAAGAAATGGATAAGACGCCACTTTTTTCTCTTATCGAAAAAATTGCGGAATATTCGGATGATGCCGTAATTTCTCTTTCGGTTTTCGGCGAGCCTTCACTGTATAGCGATACTCTTTCTGTAATCGAAAAAATCTTGTCTTTTCCTAAGTTGTCCGTTTTGATTGAAACTTGCGGCTTATATTGGCCTTCATCATTTATAGAAAATGTCGAAAAAATTATTGCATCAGCTCCAAAAAGAAAAAATAAAATGCTTCCCGTCTATTGGATTGTATGTATTGATGCGGTAAGTTCGGGTATGTATGCTAAGGTTCACGGTCTTTGCGAAGATGAGGCAAATATTAAATTAAAACAAGCTCTTACATTTACAGACAGTTTAAAAAAAGTTTTTCCCGATGCCGTATGGGCTCAAATTATGCGTATGAAAGAAAACGAAGTAGAAGTAGAACCATTTTACCGTTTTTGGAAAAATTTAGGTGTGAGTGTAATTATTCAAAAATACGATACATTTTGCAAATTGCTTGAAGATAAGAGGGTTGCCGACTTATCGCCTTTTAACAGGCATCCATGCTGGCATCTAAAAAGAGATATGTATGTTTTAACTGACGGTTCGGTGCCTCTTTGTAAAGAAGATGTTAAAAGAAAAAATATTTTAGGCAATGCTTTTTCGGACAGCTTAGATTCAATCCGTAAAAAAGCATCTGAGGTATACAGACAACATTTGGAATGCAAATACGGAGATTTATGCGGATACTGCGATGAATACTATACCTACAATTTTTAA
- a CDS encoding cytidylyltransferase domain-containing protein, translating to MIGLYEGTAVIVQARLSSKRLVRKALLDLGDKPILYRVLDSVRELPVEHFILACDTNSKKEFQPIAESLGYLCVDGSEEDVLKRFCDAVEFVNSKFSKTPLKAIIRVTADNPFLFVQAAEASIRRYFELGEPDYFTYTGLPHGSGIEIIKADSLLKAASETDDEYAHEHVSPAIYGHPDKYRCVRETAPPAWYYPELRTTVDTAEDYEKAKEIYKYLITGKKNSPFTAADIVEALSYADRLVVFCPSVTPGRGSGHLHRVCDLVRSLLGKLRCLIYIPESDYPNFSKALLNSIPSDIIVNEFPKKAALIVLDRFKTSEDEMAFFKNKGPVLVIDEGGTGRRLADFILDILPSLDNVSSSDDGAMSELVPNLFSPELISLPVNRRKQIPGHRLLKNRKIHLAPKKTKVLVVCGGENSYRMSLPVAQILASLKFNVSVIDINLGFEDIKRCDGKVKAFSRIDNLKERLCEWDLVVTHYGFTAFEALAAGCYVLLVSPTDYHYKLGLAAGFTSLPAGIPSVIDFANVFSHGIKIPNIITPYSESKDLPSLIKNLSFGSRHLCPVCGEDSTSEIIVRTPDRTMGRCYRCGMYHISFIVSPPKKYTKTYFFDEYKAQYGKTYLEDFESIRKQGMRRMEIIDKLYLDIFYRKREYSIFDGEKKLIDIGCAYGPFVLAAKYSGWYAVGTDISEAAVKYVTDELKLPAFVSAFPALPESYDYIYQKQMTGSGFESVVTPIKDGGFAAVTMWFVIEHFQDLDSVLKKVNDLLMPGGIFAFSTPNLSGVTGTFSPYKFFAESPADHYSIWDAKTVRDQLGMYGFKVLKIVSTGHHPERFKWCKNLKKNGLLWRIVLSISKMFKLGDSMEVYAMKQGRLEDLR from the coding sequence ATGATTGGTTTATATGAAGGAACGGCCGTAATTGTGCAAGCCCGCTTGAGCTCTAAGCGTTTGGTTAGAAAGGCCTTGTTGGATTTGGGCGACAAGCCTATCCTATACAGAGTTTTGGATTCGGTTAGGGAGCTTCCTGTCGAGCATTTTATTTTGGCCTGCGATACAAATTCAAAAAAAGAATTTCAGCCCATAGCGGAATCCTTAGGTTATCTTTGCGTTGACGGCTCTGAAGAAGATGTTTTAAAACGGTTTTGTGATGCGGTTGAATTTGTAAATTCTAAGTTTTCAAAAACGCCTTTAAAAGCAATTATTCGGGTTACAGCCGATAATCCTTTTTTATTTGTTCAAGCGGCTGAAGCTTCTATCCGCCGTTATTTTGAATTGGGGGAGCCGGATTATTTTACCTATACAGGACTGCCTCACGGATCGGGAATAGAAATTATCAAGGCTGATTCTCTTTTAAAAGCAGCTTCCGAAACCGATGACGAATATGCTCATGAACATGTTTCACCTGCAATTTACGGTCATCCTGATAAATACAGATGTGTCAGAGAGACGGCTCCGCCTGCTTGGTATTATCCTGAACTGCGTACTACGGTTGATACTGCCGAAGATTATGAGAAGGCAAAAGAAATTTATAAATACTTAATCACCGGTAAAAAAAATTCTCCCTTTACGGCTGCCGATATAGTTGAGGCTTTAAGCTATGCCGATAGATTGGTGGTTTTTTGTCCTTCCGTTACTCCGGGACGAGGGAGCGGTCATCTGCACAGGGTATGCGATTTAGTTAGATCTCTTCTTGGAAAATTACGATGCTTGATTTATATACCGGAATCCGATTATCCTAATTTTTCAAAAGCTCTTTTAAATTCAATTCCATCGGATATAATCGTAAATGAGTTTCCAAAAAAGGCAGCTCTCATAGTTTTGGATAGATTTAAAACTTCTGAAGATGAGATGGCGTTTTTTAAAAATAAGGGACCGGTTCTGGTAATTGACGAGGGCGGTACGGGCCGACGGCTAGCCGATTTTATTTTGGATATATTGCCTTCTCTCGATAATGTAAGTTCTTCAGATGATGGGGCCATGTCGGAGTTGGTTCCCAATCTTTTTTCGCCTGAGCTGATTTCTCTTCCCGTGAATAGAAGAAAGCAGATTCCGGGTCACAGACTGCTTAAAAACAGAAAAATACATTTGGCTCCAAAAAAAACGAAGGTGCTTGTAGTTTGCGGCGGAGAAAATTCTTATAGGATGAGTCTTCCTGTAGCTCAAATTCTTGCTTCTTTAAAATTCAATGTTTCTGTTATAGATATAAATTTAGGTTTTGAAGATATAAAAAGATGTGATGGAAAGGTTAAGGCCTTTTCGAGAATTGATAATTTAAAAGAAAGGCTTTGTGAATGGGATTTGGTTGTAACTCATTACGGGTTTACTGCCTTTGAAGCCTTGGCGGCAGGCTGTTATGTTCTTTTGGTTTCTCCTACCGATTATCATTATAAGTTAGGTTTGGCTGCGGGTTTTACATCTCTTCCCGCAGGAATACCTTCGGTTATAGATTTTGCTAATGTATTTTCTCATGGAATTAAGATACCTAATATAATTACGCCGTACTCAGAATCCAAGGATCTTCCTTCTCTCATAAAAAATTTGTCTTTCGGGTCAAGACACCTATGTCCTGTTTGCGGAGAAGACAGTACTTCGGAAATTATTGTACGAACTCCCGATAGGACGATGGGCCGTTGCTACCGATGTGGAATGTATCATATTTCTTTTATAGTAAGCCCTCCAAAGAAATATACAAAAACATATTTTTTTGATGAGTATAAGGCCCAGTACGGTAAGACTTATTTAGAGGACTTTGAATCTATAAGAAAACAAGGGATGCGGCGGATGGAAATTATAGATAAGCTTTATCTGGATATTTTTTATCGAAAAAGGGAATACAGTATTTTTGACGGAGAAAAGAAACTTATTGATATAGGCTGTGCCTACGGCCCCTTTGTCCTTGCTGCAAAGTATTCGGGCTGGTACGCTGTTGGTACGGATATTTCGGAAGCCGCAGTAAAATATGTAACGGACGAGTTAAAACTGCCGGCCTTTGTTTCGGCCTTTCCTGCCTTGCCTGAGTCGTATGACTATATTTACCAAAAGCAAATGACGGGAAGCGGATTTGAATCTGTTGTAACTCCTATCAAAGACGGAGGTTTTGCTGCCGTTACTATGTGGTTTGTTATTGAACATTTTCAGGACTTGGATTCCGTTTTAAAAAAGGTAAACGACCTTTTGATGCCGGGCGGCATTTTTGCTTTTTCTACTCCCAATCTTTCAGGAGTTACCGGAACCTTTTCTCCTTATAAATTTTTTGCAGAAAGTCCGGCAGACCACTATTCCATTTGGGATGCAAAAACGGTTAGAGATCAGCTTGGTATGTACGGCTTTAAGGTTTTAAAAATTGTTTCTACAGGACACCATCCTGAAAGGTTTAAATGGTGTAAAAATCTTAAAAAGAACGGATTGCTTTGGAGAATTGTTTTGTCTATAAGTAAGATGTTTAAACTCGGCGACAGTATGGAAGTCTATGCAATGAAACAGGGAAGATTGGAGGATTTAAGATGA